In Brachypodium distachyon strain Bd21 chromosome 2, Brachypodium_distachyon_v3.0, whole genome shotgun sequence, one genomic interval encodes:
- the LOC100846504 gene encoding uncharacterized protein LOC100846504, with product MMMSSSASSQLLRSAAAAPLLGRYASLQLSSAATGAVARSRRRSGRLVVVPSASAEVAEPATGYTTESLILYFKAEGTMEERAIPKITQALEGVDGVSELEVLIEEGIGSVVLTKETTVQATGVASNLVEAIQGAGFKLQTLSLSFEDFDKAESTAVPTEGAGADDVASE from the exons atgatgatgtcgtcgtcggcgtccaGCCAGCTCCTCCGCTCCGCCGCAGCGGCACCCCTCCTTGGTCGCTATGCTTCCCTGCAGCTCTCCAGCGCTGCCACCGGAGCTGTGGCTAGAAGTAGGAGACGAAGCGGCCGCCTCGTGGTGGTGCCCTCGGCCAGTGCGGAAGTGGCCGAGCCGGCCACCGGCTATaccaccgagtccctcatccTCTACTTCAAGGCCGAAGGCACCATGGAAGAGAGGGCCATTCCCAAGATCACCCAGGCTCTCGAG GGGGTGGATGGGGTGAGCGAGCTAGAGGTTCTCATCGAAGAAGGCATCGGCAGTGTTGTG TTAACCAAGGAGACAACAGTGCAAGCTACCGGAGTTGCCTCAAACCTTGTGGAAGCCATCCAGGGAGCTGGTTTCAAGCTGCAAACGCTAAGCCTCAGCTTCGAGGACTTCGATAAGGCAGAATCCACTGCTGTTCCAACCGAAGGAGCAGGAGCTGATGATGTAGCCAGCGAATGA